Proteins from one Bacteroides mediterraneensis genomic window:
- a CDS encoding DUF4251 domain-containing protein: MKKMVSILICALALMAGHIQAQEVELTKAEKKALQEKMDSIQHAEAVEAVNAKKFTLEADRVVFKYGQTAYVTSNTNFVSVDGENAVVQVAFNIPAAGPNGLGGVTVDGTVSSYEVKTDKKGTTYLSMNVMGIGISARLDISMPKGTNSATVTISPNFNSNRLTLTGVILPSFRSSVFKGRSL, translated from the coding sequence ATGAAAAAAATGGTATCTATTTTGATATGTGCTCTGGCCTTAATGGCTGGACATATCCAGGCTCAGGAAGTTGAATTGACGAAGGCTGAAAAGAAAGCGCTTCAGGAAAAAATGGACAGTATCCAGCATGCGGAGGCAGTGGAGGCTGTCAATGCAAAGAAATTTACTCTTGAAGCAGACCGGGTGGTATTCAAGTACGGGCAGACGGCTTACGTGACTTCGAACACCAACTTTGTATCGGTGGATGGAGAGAATGCCGTGGTACAGGTGGCTTTCAACATTCCGGCTGCAGGTCCTAACGGACTGGGAGGTGTGACAGTCGACGGAACGGTGTCTTCCTATGAGGTGAAAACCGATAAGAAAGGAACGACCTATCTGTCCATGAACGTGATGGGAATCGGCATTTCGGCCCGCCTGGACATCAGCATGCCCAAAGGAACGAACAGTGCCACTGTGACTATCTCGCCGAATTTTAATTCGAACCGCCTGACTTTGACCGGGGTTATACTTCCGTCTTTCAGGAGTTCGGTTTTTAAAGGACGTTCACTCTAA
- a CDS encoding DUF4136 domain-containing protein — MRKILFFACLLLGLSACEKDPDMNKLDANLVVYTDYDKDADFGSYKTYFLPDSILEAGGHRATYWKDENAKAIINEVAEEMNSRGYTRILDPEKKDEASVGVQLSYVAQTTQVISGGYWGGWWDYGFWGPWSGWYYPYPVSYSYNTNTLVMEMVNLSAGADGTAKNLPVVWYASASGFQYSGQFNQRMLLNAVVQAFEQSPYIKSVN; from the coding sequence ATGAGGAAAATCTTATTTTTTGCGTGCCTGTTATTGGGATTGTCGGCATGTGAGAAAGATCCTGATATGAACAAGCTCGACGCGAATCTGGTGGTGTACACCGATTATGACAAGGATGCCGACTTTGGTAGTTACAAGACTTATTTCCTGCCCGACAGTATCCTGGAAGCAGGAGGCCATCGTGCCACTTACTGGAAGGATGAAAATGCGAAGGCCATCATTAATGAGGTGGCTGAAGAAATGAACAGCCGGGGATACACTCGTATCCTTGACCCGGAGAAAAAGGATGAAGCCAGTGTAGGCGTACAGCTTTCTTACGTGGCTCAGACCACGCAGGTGATTTCCGGCGGCTACTGGGGAGGCTGGTGGGACTATGGTTTCTGGGGGCCTTGGTCTGGCTGGTACTATCCTTATCCGGTGTCCTATTCCTATAATACGAATACCTTGGTGATGGAAATGGTGAACCTTTCTGCCGGAGCAGACGGAACGGCGAAGAATCTTCCGGTAGTATGGTATGCCAGTGCTTCCGGATTCCAATATAGCGGACAGTTCAATCAGAGGATGTTGCTGAATGCCGTGGTTCAGGCGTTTGAGCAGTCACCTTATATTAAATCGGTCAATTAA
- a CDS encoding outer membrane beta-barrel protein: MKMNAWKRIAMVALMCLGVAVKGFSQYDVSKTTLKVDWQMNAPFSTDFADKLSGWGMNFELGYELTPRWEVGLFASYHTNHQYVGRQTLSLSPTESLTTDQQRSAFQIPFGVMGAYNLSTNRYVKPYIGLKMGTMFARNTTYFGSGGLYDKSWGFYVSPEIGVKIYPTGKKWGFHIAAYYSYATNKTQTLTCDVEGQNQVGFRLGVIF; the protein is encoded by the coding sequence ATGAAGATGAATGCATGGAAAAGAATCGCGATGGTGGCTCTCATGTGTCTGGGAGTTGCCGTAAAAGGATTTTCGCAATACGATGTCAGTAAGACGACCTTGAAGGTTGACTGGCAGATGAACGCTCCTTTCTCTACGGATTTTGCCGATAAGCTGAGTGGATGGGGAATGAATTTTGAGCTGGGATATGAGCTGACTCCGCGTTGGGAGGTGGGATTGTTTGCTTCTTATCATACCAATCACCAGTACGTGGGGCGTCAGACCTTGTCGTTGTCGCCTACGGAATCATTGACCACCGACCAGCAGCGTTCGGCTTTTCAGATACCGTTTGGAGTGATGGGTGCATACAACCTTTCAACCAATCGCTATGTGAAGCCGTATATCGGGCTGAAGATGGGTACCATGTTTGCCCGTAATACCACGTATTTCGGCAGTGGGGGACTGTACGACAAGTCTTGGGGGTTCTACGTGTCTCCTGAAATTGGTGTGAAGATTTATCCTACAGGAAAGAAGTGGGGATTCCATATAGCTGCCTACTACAGTTATGCGACGAACAAGACTCAGACGCTGACTTGCGATGTGGAAGGACAGAATCAGGTGGGCTTCCGTCTGGGTGTCATCTTCTGA
- a CDS encoding fructose-1,6-bisphosphatase → METYKQITSEMIQEDIRYLELLSHDFPSLAAASTEIINLEAILNLPKGTEHFLADLHGEYEAFQHVLRNASGAIKRKVNEIFGNNLREMEKKELCTLIYYPEQKLQLVKEVEKDLVDWYVITLNQLVKVCQNVSSKYTRSKVRKALPEEFSYIIQELLHESTMDPNKQAYINVIIRTIIDTRRADDFIIALCNLIQRLTIDSLHILGDIFDRGPGPHIIMDTLCDYHNFDIQWGNHDILWMGAASGNDCCIANVLRLAMRYGNLSALEDGYGINLLPLATFAMEAYANDPCQYFAPKIAPESSTYNDKTLRLIAQMHKAITIIQFKLEAAAILRHQEFDMNNRLLLHHIDFKRKVFQLDGKDYEMRDCLFPTVDPENPYQLTEEEEEIVLKLHNSFTGSEKLRKHMKCIFRYGCMYNVCNSNLLFHASMPMNADGTLKEVEILGSKYKGEALLKRVGQLIRTAYFAEDDHPEKAFAKDFIWYLWCGKDSPAFDKSKMATFERYFLTDKETHKEVKGYYYTLRDREDICDMILDEFGVEGEHRHIINGHVPVKAVKGEKPIKANGKLMVIDGGFSKAYQPETGIAGYTLVYHSRGFQLVQHEPFTSTQKAIEEGLDIKSTTQIVELSSKRMMVKDTDKGRELMVQIEDLKKLLVAYQNGIIKEKGS, encoded by the coding sequence ATGGAAACCTACAAACAAATCACCTCGGAAATGATACAGGAGGACATCCGCTATCTGGAACTCCTCTCCCACGATTTCCCCAGCCTGGCGGCCGCCAGTACGGAAATCATCAATCTGGAAGCCATTCTCAACTTGCCCAAAGGCACAGAGCATTTCCTGGCCGACCTGCACGGAGAATATGAGGCCTTTCAGCATGTGCTCCGAAATGCCTCGGGAGCCATCAAGCGGAAAGTCAACGAGATTTTCGGCAACAACCTCCGGGAAATGGAAAAAAAGGAACTTTGTACGTTGATTTACTATCCCGAACAAAAACTGCAACTGGTCAAGGAGGTGGAAAAAGACCTGGTCGACTGGTATGTCATCACCCTGAACCAGCTGGTCAAGGTCTGCCAGAACGTTTCCTCCAAATATACCCGTTCGAAAGTCCGCAAGGCGCTGCCCGAAGAATTTTCCTACATCATTCAGGAATTGCTTCACGAAAGCACCATGGACCCCAACAAGCAGGCCTACATCAATGTCATCATCCGTACCATCATTGACACACGGCGTGCCGACGATTTCATTATTGCCCTGTGCAACCTCATCCAACGGCTGACTATTGACTCCCTACACATTCTGGGCGACATCTTCGACCGCGGTCCCGGTCCGCACATCATCATGGATACGCTTTGCGACTATCATAACTTCGACATCCAATGGGGCAATCACGACATTCTTTGGATGGGAGCCGCCTCCGGCAACGATTGCTGCATAGCCAACGTGCTCCGTCTGGCCATGCGCTACGGAAATCTCTCGGCGCTGGAAGACGGTTACGGAATCAACCTGCTTCCGCTGGCTACCTTCGCCATGGAAGCCTACGCCAACGACCCGTGCCAATATTTTGCCCCTAAAATCGCGCCGGAAAGCAGTACGTATAACGACAAGACCTTGCGGCTCATCGCACAGATGCACAAGGCCATCACCATCATACAGTTCAAACTGGAAGCAGCCGCCATTCTCCGCCATCAGGAGTTTGACATGAACAACCGACTGCTCCTGCATCACATAGACTTCAAACGGAAAGTATTCCAGCTCGACGGAAAAGATTATGAAATGCGCGACTGTCTGTTCCCCACCGTCGACCCGGAAAACCCGTACCAGCTGACGGAAGAGGAAGAGGAAATCGTGCTGAAACTGCACAATTCCTTTACAGGCAGTGAGAAATTGCGCAAGCACATGAAATGCATCTTCCGCTACGGATGCATGTATAATGTCTGCAACTCCAATCTGCTTTTCCATGCTTCCATGCCGATGAACGCCGACGGAACCTTGAAAGAAGTGGAAATACTGGGCAGCAAATACAAGGGTGAAGCTCTGCTGAAACGGGTAGGACAACTGATTCGTACGGCCTATTTTGCAGAAGACGACCATCCGGAAAAAGCTTTTGCCAAGGATTTCATCTGGTACCTGTGGTGCGGAAAAGATTCCCCAGCTTTCGACAAGAGCAAAATGGCAACCTTCGAACGTTATTTCCTGACCGACAAGGAAACACACAAGGAGGTGAAAGGATACTATTATACCCTGCGTGACCGGGAAGATATCTGCGACATGATTCTGGATGAGTTTGGAGTGGAAGGCGAGCACCGCCACATCATCAACGGACATGTACCCGTGAAAGCCGTGAAAGGAGAGAAACCTATCAAGGCCAACGGCAAACTGATGGTCATCGACGGAGGATTCTCCAAAGCCTACCAGCCGGAAACGGGTATCGCAGGCTATACACTGGTGTACCACTCCCGTGGTTTCCAGCTCGTGCAGCATGAACCGTTCACTTCCACCCAGAAAGCGATAGAGGAAGGACTCGACATCAAGTCGACCACGCAAATCGTAGAACTGAGCAGCAAGCGCATGATGGTGAAGGACACCGACAAGGGACGCGAACTGATGGTACAGATTGAAGACCTGAAGAAACTGCTGGTGGCCTACCAGAATGGCATCATCAAAGAAAAAGGAAGTTGA